From Methanoculleus oceani, a single genomic window includes:
- a CDS encoding isocitrate/isopropylmalate dehydrogenase family protein translates to MAKVAVVEGDGIGHEVVPVAREILAAVRPDFEFFDVEVGYGLWERTGSACGEETIADLQSADAILFGAVTTPPDPGYRSVLLQIRHALDLYANVRPIQGEGVDIVIVRENTEGLYSGIEWTEPDRACTVRVVSRRGSERIARYACTLAGSRRHLTIGNKANVLKSDCLFVEVCTAEAARMGVPCRARYIDALCLDLLMHPDLYDVVVTTNMFGDILSDAAAYLVGGLGLLPSANIGKRAALFEPVHGSAPDIAGQNIANPVAAIRSAAMLLSHLGDPASAAAVEEAVHRVLRAGIRTRDLGGVAGTREFGAAVLREVGQRKA, encoded by the coding sequence ATGGCGAAGGTAGCGGTCGTTGAAGGCGACGGCATCGGGCACGAGGTTGTCCCGGTCGCCCGCGAGATCCTCGCAGCCGTACGCCCGGACTTCGAGTTCTTCGACGTCGAGGTGGGATATGGGCTCTGGGAACGGACCGGGAGCGCCTGCGGAGAGGAGACGATCGCCGACCTCCAGTCAGCGGATGCCATCCTCTTTGGGGCCGTTACGACGCCGCCGGACCCCGGCTACCGGAGCGTCCTCCTCCAGATCCGGCATGCTCTCGACCTCTACGCGAACGTCCGCCCGATACAGGGCGAAGGTGTCGATATCGTCATCGTGCGGGAGAACACCGAGGGGCTCTACTCCGGCATCGAGTGGACGGAGCCGGACCGGGCCTGCACCGTCCGGGTCGTCTCCCGGCGGGGGAGCGAACGTATCGCCCGCTACGCCTGCACCCTCGCCGGATCCCGCCGTCACCTCACCATCGGCAACAAGGCGAATGTGTTAAAGTCCGACTGCCTCTTCGTCGAGGTCTGCACGGCGGAGGCTGCCCGGATGGGAGTTCCCTGCAGGGCCCGCTACATCGATGCGCTCTGCCTCGACCTCCTGATGCACCCGGACCTCTACGACGTTGTCGTGACCACCAATATGTTCGGGGACATTCTCTCCGATGCCGCCGCCTACCTGGTGGGGGGGCTCGGGCTGCTCCCGAGTGCCAACATCGGAAAGCGTGCTGCTCTCTTTGAGCCCGTGCATGGGAGCGCCCCCGACATCGCGGGCCAAAATATTGCAAACCCCGTCGCAGCCATCAGGAGCGCCGCGATGCTGCTCTCGCACCTCGGCGATCCTGCATCCGCAGCGGCCGTGGAGGAGGCCGTTCACCGGGTGCTTCGCGCGGGCATCCGGACCCGCGACCTCGGCGGCGTCGCCGGGACCCGGGAGTTCGGGGCGGCGGTGCTTCGCGAGGTCGGCCAGAGGAAGGCCTAA